GGCGTTAATTACTTATGTTCCTTTGGTCATATAGCTGCACTATACATTTCTTTCAAATCCATAATTGTGGTTTGAGTAAAATGCACCTGCGGTCCTTAAATTTGTCAgcaggtttcacttaggtccacgaacttgcatagtgcacatcgaggtccctaaacttggtttattgtatcatcccggtccaaagccgtgtttgaccgtggtcttgcctacgtggcacgccacaTGAACGatgacatggaatttttttaaaaaaattctcccttcttccttcttttttcaccACTGCGACAACCCCTCCCCTCGTGCCGCCTCTCACCaccgagaaaaaagaaggaagaaataaaaaaaagaaggaagaaggaagaaaaaaaaattccatgtcattgtccacgtggcgtgccacgtagaCAAGACCACAGTCAAACGCGGCTTTGGATCGGGAtaatacaataaaccaagtttagagaccttGATATGcactttgcaagttcgtggacctaagtgaaacctcctgacaagtttaaggaccgctggtgtattttactcttGTGGTTTTATCCATACGTGCTTGTGCTGCAGTCCATTTTGCTGGTGTAGTGATATTAGGGGGGCCATGCATTAGAGTTTTGGCTTTTAATTTGTACGAAATATGGTGAAGAACTTTAGATCTCTCTCTGTGGAGTATTGTATTAGCTGCAATAATTTCAAACTTTAGGGATCTCAATTCTTGTTTTGGCATTAGAAATTTGAACTGTGCACCTGTCATTTTGCTGGTTTCTTTTCCTCTCAGGGCAGGAGGATCATCCCCACTGACAACCAGAACACGGCGTCAGTATGCCTGACCAATCAATTAATGATGGATGCCACTGACAACCGGACCACGGCGTCTTCGACACCACCATGATTTCTGACTGGTTATTGGGTTAAGCTTCGTTATGTCATCTCCTAATTTTTTTATGTCCATGTttgcttagagcaagtttaatagtatagccgaCTACTaactctaattcatctatagctaatctaataactcattcatacaatagttacatactacactattaatacctggtcccacttatcatacacacagcgtgtcttagagtccgtgctacaactggctataaatttgtagtccgctgctcttctctctttttatttatctccttaaaatatgtttgcagctggcttatagtttgctattgtacctgctcttacgaTGGTTTATCATTCTCCAGATCTATGAACTGGTTCTTGATCATTTGATCATCATGTGCTTGAAATTTTACACATTTGGTCCTGAGTCTGTATTAAATGTGTAAAATTTCAAGTGATAAGGTCTTCTCCAGTGTCATGATCAGTTTGCTGATCGTCACATTATCAATTAGTCCCCTTTAATTAATCCAAGCGTGAAGCATGCATGCTTACGTGGaacaattaattatatataagcCTTGCGGACTTGCACAAACAAAGATGTATATAGAGGCATAAGtacatagtactccctccgtcaaaaaaaaaaaataaaccctggatttccgtgtccaacgtttgactgtccgtcttatttaaaaaaaaatatgaaaaaaaaattaaaaaatacaagtcacgcataaagtattaatcatgttttatcatctaacaacaatgaaaatactaattataaaaaaattcatataaaacggaCAATCAAAAGTTGGATACGAAAAcccagggtttatcttttttttggtcggagggagtatatagtaggAGTAGAGGAGCAAGACTAATTTGAGAGGACACAACTCTGAACTGTCTTACTCAAGCTCAGCAAGATAGATATCGATGGCAAAGGAGTGCGGCAGCAGCAGTGTGATCGTCGGGGTGGTGAAGGTGAAGGTGGTGCGAGGGACCAATCTTGCCGTCCGTGATGTCTTCAGCAGCGATCCCTACGTCGTCCTCAAGCTCGGCAACCAGGTGATCTCTTTCACTCTTTCGACCTGCTAATTAAGCTTGCTAGTACGTACTATTGCCGAGTTATTATTGAaggcctgttcagattgtaaTTAAAACAaaccttactaaaatttggtaatctTGCTAAATACTGCATCAATTTAGTTTTTTACCAAACTCTAGTAAATACATAGAAAATCCTGTCAAAACTTGACAATAttaccaaattaaaaaaatggtattgctaaaatttggtaaggtttattttggctacaatttgAACATGCCATAAGATTATTAAAAATTGCTCCGTATTTCGAACGAATTTGTACCAAATTAACTGAAATATGTTCAAATGGATCATCTGAAACCTCTGGGGTATAACATTAGCTAAGTGAAAGGAATTGATTTGCGAGATGTGCATACGTATACGTGCCATTAAAGATTTACtggatttaaaaaataacattACTATTCGACTATTCACAAACATGCCATTACAATTTCGATGAAACACCTTCCATGCCACGTTATACGCTGGAATCGCGTCTGTAGCCGTTTTTTGTGCACTGTATTTTCGTATGGACTGGAATGCCCCCAGCATATGTTGAAGAGGGACCTCATCTATTCGGTTTGACCAAACCGAGTCCCTGGAAATTAAATCACCACTCCCTGGAGTGGCCTCGGTACAGGGGCTATTATTCAAGTTGGACCATTGCAAATGCTCTTAGGTAGAGGCTTTATCATAACAATTTATGGTGTTCATCGATTGATTTGGACCAACTTAAGCTGCCGAATGGTGCGGTCGTGACTCGGTCAGagctaaaatatgtagttttcgCTGCCAATGCATGCATTCATATTGGTTGCTTCAAATGCTTAATTAGTTGCATTATTATCTCATGACACATCGATGTGAATGTACTGACAACAATCAAGATAACTGCTACACGAGTTGGGAATTGAAAGATTAGTTACTGGAGTATATGGGTAATCACAAATGATGCGGCATTGACGTACATCGAGTtggttttttagataatggaatagaaaATCCTGGTATTTGCTCAATGAGTTACAACTAATTATTATAGAGTAGCATACAAAATAAAAAGTTTCTCACACAAAAAAGAAGACACCTACCAACCCAAGATAAGGAGTACACAATTATTGAATTCTGTTTGTGAATCTTCATCCAAAATTAGTAAACAGTTACATAACCATTGCCTCAAGATTACGACATCGAGTTGGTTTGGGGGCAAAAACTAATAGTTGGTGACAAACTACCTGTTTGGCGTGCAATTCGGTACGTAGAGAAATACGAAAATGCAGTCATATTGTTTAGCTATACGCGTAACAACAGTCATATCTTGGAAAGAGCAGTGTCATGAGTACTTCGAAAATTCTTACAACATCCTTGCCAACGAGGAACGAAGTTCTCAAccatttaatttaattaattaaaaatcataGCAAATCAAGATTCAATCATAATTTTTTACGAGAAACAACAGgattattaaaataaaatataaaaaaatgatatttacaattttatttatgaaggattaaaaaagaaaagaattttgTGAACAAAGGATCGATTCAATCGTAAGTTCATAGTGTGCTGAATTAGTACGAGGGATGAGCGGATCTTTATAGTTCTGGCTTAGTTGTAGGCCAGAAGGCGACCGCTCTTGTATAGCGGCCGGGGGCCAGGTTGTGCTAGGTTTCAGTTGTGTGGAGCTGTCGTGATCAGTAGGTGGTTGGCTCATGGGTGCAGTTGCCTAGTTGGATGATTTTTtcttggttctttttttttatagctTCCAAGGctttagttatatatatattttttctaatttgtcAATAGAATCTTCGGTCTGGTGTtggtcgttaaaaaaaaatgtgccaTATGTAACAAGTGATTATGGCATTGTATGTTTTGGATTGAGCGTATCGTTTATACattaattttgctatatatttgttgacaaattttctcctaaaaatttgactgatataattatagtataatcgtAATGTAATTGcactgtaacttacatatatCTATAATATAATGTAacatgtatgtaactttcatataattttaaaccgttagatttgtttcaagatttATTTAAGTCACTGACAATGGAAACCTGACTGCAGGAGGTGAGAACTCGTACAGTGAGGAAAAACACCAATCCAGTGTGGAACGAGGACCTGACGCTCATCGTTCAAGATCTCAACCATCTCCTCGTCACTCTCGTTCGTACCTTCCAAtcctccatcgatcgatcgatgtacTCCATTGTGTTCTCCTAGCTAGGCTAGAGATCAATTAATCTCCGCTTGCTTGCTTACAGGAGGTCTACGACCGTGACCCGTTCGTCGACGACCCCATGGGCGCGGCGTTCTTCGAGCTCCGGCCGCTGGtggaggcggccgcggcgagcagccgccgccgtaccCCCTCCGGCGTTGACAGTAAAGAGGACGGCACCGCCGTGGTCCCAAGGAGCGGGAGCTCCGTTGTGTGGTCGGCGTCGGAGGGGAAGGCGGCGCAGGGCCTGGTGCTGAGGCTCGCCGGCGTCGAGTCCGGCGAGGTGGAGCTGCAGCTGGAACTGGaatggcacggcggcgcggctggcgaCACCTCaatgatcgatcgattgattgaTCGTAACTCGTAAAGGCCTGAATTAAGACAGAATAAATCGACTGAGCTAGCTCAAGCTTGTAAGATCGAGTTCAGTCAGTACCTCTGGTTCGATCGAAAATTTAGTTTCTCGTTTCGATTTCAAGAAACAAAGCAGCTCAAGGATCTTGCATGCTTGTATTACTATTGAAGCGATTGTTGAGACAAGTTTGTCCAATGCTTTGTGATTTCTGGTAAATTGgattattaaaagttttatcGCATGATTAGCTATATTTATAGCACcatcttttaagaaaaaaaataggctGTTCATTTTTTACATTCTAATTTACATacacattataaatacactgtAAATTTTGTAAGTTTCAATATTTACATTTGTAATCTATACtaataatataaaaaagataGTAGTGGTGGCGAATATATCACTGCCACTCAATTATTATACGGTACCCATAAACAATAAGATAAAACTTTACATGGCCCGTATGCCTAACTCAACAGATACCTTcaaattaatagaaaaaatagcGTGATGATGATatattaaataataaaaataatttatatatactaATCCGTTACGACACACATGTATTATGCTAATTTTTCTAATGCACAATGTATAAGAGAATTAGGATTGGAACTAATTTATTATTTACTTAAAAGATAAAAGAACTGATAGAAAAGATAGAGGCATACTTATACGTAGAACAGGGGAAAATTGACTAAAATTAAGTGAAAAATATAGCACCATAATTTTAACAATGATGTTACAATTTCACATAGTTGCCCAAGAAtaaaaaaagagggggaaatatTGAGAGGGCCTCGGGCAGTCGGGCTATCTATGAGCTAGGCTAGGTCAAGGGCGACCCAGTGTGTGATATAAAGTTGGAATaaatctattttgcctccccaaTCTCTTGATCCTGTATCGCTCCACCGCAAAGCCAGGT
The window above is part of the Oryza sativa Japonica Group chromosome 7, ASM3414082v1 genome. Proteins encoded here:
- the LOC107276371 gene encoding GTPase activating protein 1, producing MAKECGSSSVIVGVVKVKVVRGTNLAVRDVFSSDPYVVLKLGNQEVRTRTVRKNTNPVWNEDLTLIVQDLNHLLVTLEVYDRDPFVDDPMGAAFFELRPLVEAAAASSRRRTPSGVDSKEDGTAVVPRSGSSVVWSASEGKAAQGLVLRLAGVESGEVELQLELEWHGGAAGDTSMIDRLIDRNS